In a single window of the Arthrobacter zhangbolii genome:
- a CDS encoding MarR family winged helix-turn-helix transcriptional regulator produces the protein MATQERPIGFWLKLVDQLVDDQFGASFEEHGVTRRQWQMMNLLVEGPASQKQLADGLRPFFPAVETGTSEELIEELRESGWVALDAEQYQLTDLGRRSLENLRGAVDRIRGLMTEEITEEEYAALLTVLQRMARNLGWDGDVASGPAVDT, from the coding sequence ATGGCGACTCAGGAGCGGCCCATTGGATTCTGGCTCAAACTCGTAGACCAGCTGGTTGATGACCAGTTCGGTGCCAGCTTTGAGGAGCATGGGGTTACCCGCCGGCAATGGCAGATGATGAACCTCCTGGTGGAGGGCCCTGCCTCACAGAAACAGCTGGCGGACGGGCTGCGGCCGTTTTTCCCCGCGGTGGAAACCGGTACCTCCGAGGAGCTCATTGAGGAACTGCGCGAATCGGGGTGGGTGGCCCTGGACGCGGAGCAGTATCAGCTCACCGATCTGGGCCGGCGCAGCCTGGAAAACCTCCGCGGGGCAGTGGACCGCATCCGCGGCCTGATGACCGAAGAGATTACCGAAGAAGAATATGCCGCCCTGCTGACGGTGCTGCAGCGGATGGCGCGCAATCTCGGATGGGACGGCGACGTCGCCTCCGGACCGGCCGTGGATACCTAA
- a CDS encoding alpha/beta fold hydrolase, with translation MIAHEVGQGRPLVLVHGFELDHRSMLPLDASLAEGPWRRIYLDLPWTAQAVPGSVASAQEVADGVVNELRQLLGEEPFAIIGHSFGGMIARHVAHTMRSQVLGLATLGAVFTADHNERVLPAPAVIRADLPEQVVDGDFLGIAVIQTPDTLAAFNEFVLPGLRGTDPQVTERIAADYALQREPEQAYPEPFEAPSLHIFGRQDHVTGYEDGLALRDHYVRGTFAVLDAAGHHLYMERPAVVSALVNDWLASIAAPSPALPR, from the coding sequence GTGATAGCGCATGAGGTTGGGCAGGGCAGGCCGCTGGTTCTGGTGCACGGGTTCGAGCTGGACCACCGCAGCATGCTGCCCCTGGACGCCTCACTGGCCGAGGGCCCGTGGCGGCGCATCTACCTCGACCTGCCGTGGACCGCGCAGGCGGTTCCCGGATCCGTTGCGAGCGCCCAGGAGGTGGCCGACGGCGTCGTCAACGAACTTCGGCAGCTGCTGGGTGAGGAGCCGTTCGCGATCATCGGACATTCCTTCGGCGGCATGATTGCCCGCCATGTGGCCCACACGATGCGCAGCCAGGTGCTCGGGCTCGCCACGCTCGGGGCCGTCTTCACTGCCGACCACAACGAGCGGGTACTCCCCGCACCCGCCGTCATCCGTGCGGATCTTCCCGAGCAGGTGGTCGACGGCGATTTCCTGGGTATTGCCGTGATCCAGACTCCGGACACGCTTGCCGCGTTCAACGAGTTTGTCCTTCCCGGCCTGCGCGGAACGGATCCGCAGGTGACCGAACGGATTGCCGCGGACTACGCGCTGCAGCGGGAACCGGAGCAAGCGTATCCGGAACCGTTCGAGGCGCCGTCGCTGCATATCTTCGGACGGCAGGACCACGTCACCGGGTATGAGGACGGCCTGGCGCTGCGGGATCACTATGTGCGCGGGACCTTTGCCGTGCTCGACGCCGCAGGCCACCACCTTTACATGGAGCGCCCCGCAGTGGTTTCGGCGCTCGTAAATGACTGGCTGGCCAGCATCGCGGCACCCTCGCCCGCTCTGCCCCGCTAG
- a CDS encoding DUF2252 domain-containing protein → MGSTQTTRPTVAERAAAGKDLRQSTSVSAHQGWGPASGRPDPVTLIEAQNRTRDPDLVPVRHGRMLASPFTFYRGTAKVMAADLRDMPRAGLTVQLCGDAHLSNFGVFASPERALMFDLNDFDETLPGPFEYDVLRLAASFTIAARNNGFSTEETRTVTGAAVRSYREAMQDFAHMDTMDIWYAHLAEQDVAETIRRAAESGKGKADKKAAKHVKRTAKETARKARSRDSLHALSKLAEEVDGSYRILSRPPIIVPLRELEVSWGLTAEEMETAIRDQLRSYRASLQEDRRQLLERFEVVDVARKAVGVGSVGTRSFIVLLQGRDAGDPLFLQVKEATRSVLEDHLPKSKYRQPGARVVQGQRIIQAASDIFLGWTRGVQDNRYLYWRQLRDMKGSIAVEAMKPYGMELYARICGWTLARAHARSGDPVAISAYLGKSDKFDNSVAGFCERYADQNEQDYSAFAAAVRSGRLRAVEGV, encoded by the coding sequence ATGGGAAGCACCCAAACCACCCGTCCCACTGTCGCGGAGCGGGCGGCAGCAGGCAAGGACCTCCGACAATCGACTTCCGTTTCCGCCCATCAGGGGTGGGGGCCTGCATCGGGCCGCCCGGACCCGGTGACGCTCATCGAGGCACAAAACCGCACCCGCGATCCGGATCTGGTGCCGGTGCGGCACGGCCGGATGCTCGCTTCGCCGTTCACCTTCTACCGCGGCACGGCCAAGGTCATGGCCGCCGATCTCAGGGATATGCCGCGCGCGGGCCTGACGGTCCAGCTGTGCGGGGACGCGCACCTGTCCAATTTCGGGGTCTTCGCCTCACCGGAACGGGCGCTGATGTTCGACCTGAACGATTTCGACGAGACACTTCCGGGTCCGTTTGAATATGACGTTCTGCGGCTGGCCGCGAGTTTCACCATCGCAGCCCGGAACAACGGCTTCTCCACGGAAGAGACCCGGACGGTCACCGGGGCCGCGGTTCGGTCCTATCGGGAAGCAATGCAGGACTTCGCGCACATGGACACCATGGACATTTGGTACGCCCATCTGGCGGAGCAGGACGTTGCGGAAACCATCCGGCGCGCAGCGGAGTCCGGCAAGGGCAAGGCAGACAAGAAGGCCGCCAAACACGTCAAAAGGACGGCCAAGGAGACAGCCCGGAAGGCCCGTTCCCGGGACAGCCTGCATGCACTGTCAAAGCTGGCCGAAGAGGTAGACGGGTCATACCGGATTCTTAGCCGGCCGCCCATCATCGTTCCCCTGAGGGAGCTCGAAGTTTCATGGGGGTTGACGGCCGAGGAAATGGAAACAGCCATCCGGGACCAGCTCCGGTCCTACCGGGCCAGCCTGCAGGAAGATCGGCGCCAGCTCCTTGAGCGCTTCGAGGTGGTCGACGTCGCCCGCAAGGCGGTGGGAGTCGGCAGCGTGGGTACCCGGAGCTTCATCGTGTTGTTGCAGGGCCGCGATGCCGGTGATCCGCTGTTCCTGCAGGTCAAGGAAGCCACCCGCTCCGTCCTGGAGGACCACCTCCCCAAAAGCAAGTACCGGCAGCCGGGCGCCCGGGTGGTGCAGGGCCAACGCATAATCCAGGCGGCAAGCGATATTTTCCTGGGCTGGACCAGGGGCGTACAGGACAACCGCTACCTCTACTGGCGCCAGCTGAGGGATATGAAGGGTTCCATAGCCGTTGAGGCGATGAAGCCCTACGGTATGGAGCTTTATGCCCGGATCTGCGGTTGGACCCTGGCGCGGGCGCATGCCCGGTCCGGGGACCCCGTTGCGATTTCCGCTTATTTGGGCAAAAGCGATAAGTTCGACAACTCGGTGGCCGGCTTCTGCGAACGGTACGCCGACCAAAACGAGCAGGATTACTCCGCTTTCGCTGCGGCAGTGCGCTCGGGCCGGCTGCGTGCGGTTGAAGGGGTGTAG
- a CDS encoding DEAD/DEAH box helicase: protein MPETPPLVDVTDVIRVVGGSAFQRGQTYSRGGAVESLEWDPAGEVLRAQVRGSAAAPYRTLLQLSAKRQGDYRLLDNHCSCPLGFDCKHVAAAALQSNAEHLRARQELSAPVSRPTVPAWQQSLQTLIDADLADGTKAVETTPLALQFELRNIVAAATRWGAPTPRSQHRATPFRLGVRPVVRNTKGNWVKNNLAWSNISYQTYGLRLDPDQHRWFSQFPALHRSNGVSYFGQNDSWLYLDDFANPLLWQLLEEASRLGIPFVGSKKDAQVRVGKLATLSLDVRAAGVETPAPLQLLPTLEIDGSVVPVEDAGIIGSHGIYLRSPQNTITLAPTAKTLTEQDKGLLLQGAPVMVPRADAGVFLEKFYPRLRQVLPVTSSDESVEFPEISPPVLVLTAAFGAEDQLALRWEWEYRHGSTVTRLPLTGRSPGTSDDADTSYRDVPAEGALLAAAGKALSAVPRNRTLHGIEAAEFTEHLLPVLEGTEGLRVEIQGERPDYRELLEAPKLKITTVETERRDWFDLAVMVTVEGRLVPFADIFKAIAQGKTKLLLVDRTYLSLDRPEFEHLHALINEAQGLQEWDTGELSISRYQAGLWSELEELAEETEEAVAWRESVSALLDLESVEPVPLPAGLQANLRPYQHEGYNWLAFLWDHGLGGILADDMGLGKTLQTLALLAHAREKQAGQDRNPGQSPGAPEPRPFLVVAPTSVVPNWGSEAARFTPGLKVVTIGDTTAKSKVPLAEVVAGADVVITSYAVFRLDFASYRKLDWDGLILDEAQFVKNRVTRVHQCARDLPAPFKLAITGTPMENNLMELWGLFAIVAPGLFPSARKFADEYQRPIERGDSPDLLARLRRRIRPLLMRRTKEAVAKDLPEKQEQVLEVELHPKHRKIYETHLQRERQKLMGLIQDMDRNRMIVFRSLTLLRMLSLDASLVEEEHEGVPSAKLDVLFEQLEDITAEGHRALIFSQFTSFLKKAADRLDEQGIKYAYLDGSTRNRAEVIASFKDGVVPVFLISLKAGGFGLNLTEADYVFLLDPWWNPAAESQAVDRTHRIGQKNNVMVYRMVARDTIEEKVMALKEQKAKLFSSVMDDDAVFSSALTAEDIRALLQ, encoded by the coding sequence ATGCCTGAAACCCCTCCGCTCGTCGACGTCACCGACGTCATCCGCGTGGTGGGCGGCTCCGCGTTCCAGCGCGGACAGACCTACTCGCGGGGCGGGGCCGTGGAGTCCCTGGAATGGGATCCGGCCGGTGAAGTGCTGCGCGCGCAGGTCCGCGGCAGCGCGGCGGCACCCTACCGGACCCTGCTGCAGCTGAGTGCCAAACGGCAGGGCGACTACCGGCTGCTGGACAACCACTGCAGCTGTCCCCTGGGCTTTGACTGCAAGCACGTGGCAGCGGCGGCCCTGCAGAGCAATGCCGAGCATCTGCGCGCCCGGCAGGAGCTCTCCGCCCCGGTATCAAGGCCCACGGTGCCGGCCTGGCAGCAGTCCCTGCAGACCCTGATTGATGCGGACCTGGCGGATGGCACCAAGGCCGTGGAAACCACCCCCCTGGCCCTCCAGTTTGAACTGCGCAATATCGTGGCTGCGGCCACCCGGTGGGGCGCGCCCACCCCGCGCAGCCAGCACCGGGCCACTCCCTTCCGCCTGGGGGTCCGCCCTGTGGTGCGCAATACCAAGGGCAACTGGGTGAAGAACAACCTGGCCTGGAGCAACATCAGCTACCAGACATACGGGCTGCGGCTGGATCCGGACCAGCACCGCTGGTTCTCCCAGTTCCCGGCACTGCACCGCTCCAACGGGGTGAGCTATTTCGGGCAAAACGACTCCTGGCTGTACCTGGACGATTTCGCCAATCCGCTGCTCTGGCAGCTGCTGGAGGAAGCCAGCCGCCTGGGTATCCCGTTTGTCGGCAGCAAAAAAGACGCCCAGGTCCGCGTAGGGAAACTCGCCACCCTCTCACTGGACGTCCGCGCCGCCGGCGTGGAAACCCCGGCGCCCCTGCAGCTGTTGCCGACGCTGGAAATCGACGGCAGCGTGGTCCCCGTGGAGGATGCCGGCATTATTGGCAGTCACGGCATTTACCTGCGTTCCCCGCAGAACACCATCACCCTGGCACCGACTGCCAAAACCCTTACGGAACAGGACAAGGGCCTGCTGCTGCAGGGCGCTCCGGTGATGGTGCCCCGGGCGGACGCCGGGGTGTTCCTCGAAAAGTTCTATCCGCGGCTGCGCCAGGTGCTGCCGGTGACCAGCAGCGACGAATCGGTCGAGTTCCCGGAAATCTCCCCGCCCGTCCTGGTCCTCACCGCCGCCTTCGGCGCCGAGGATCAGCTGGCCCTGCGCTGGGAGTGGGAATACCGCCACGGCAGCACCGTGACCCGGCTGCCGCTGACGGGCAGGTCCCCCGGCACGTCCGACGACGCCGACACCTCCTACCGGGACGTTCCCGCCGAAGGTGCGCTGCTGGCCGCAGCTGGAAAGGCGCTGTCCGCCGTGCCGCGGAACCGGACACTGCACGGCATTGAGGCCGCCGAGTTCACTGAGCACCTGCTGCCGGTGCTGGAGGGGACCGAAGGCCTGCGGGTGGAAATACAGGGCGAGCGGCCCGACTACCGCGAACTGCTTGAAGCACCCAAGCTGAAGATCACCACGGTGGAAACCGAACGCCGCGACTGGTTCGATCTGGCGGTGATGGTCACGGTAGAGGGCCGTCTGGTCCCGTTTGCTGACATCTTCAAGGCCATCGCCCAGGGCAAGACCAAGCTGCTGCTGGTGGACCGCACCTACCTGTCACTGGACCGTCCGGAGTTTGAGCACCTCCATGCCCTGATCAATGAGGCGCAGGGGCTGCAGGAGTGGGACACCGGGGAACTGAGCATCAGCCGGTACCAGGCCGGGCTGTGGTCCGAGCTGGAGGAGCTGGCGGAGGAAACCGAGGAAGCCGTTGCCTGGCGGGAATCGGTCTCCGCCCTGCTGGACCTGGAATCCGTAGAGCCGGTGCCGCTGCCGGCCGGGCTGCAGGCCAACCTCCGGCCGTACCAGCACGAGGGGTACAACTGGCTGGCTTTCCTTTGGGACCACGGGCTTGGCGGCATCCTCGCCGATGACATGGGCCTGGGTAAAACCCTGCAGACGCTGGCCCTGCTGGCCCACGCCCGCGAAAAGCAGGCCGGCCAGGACCGAAACCCCGGGCAGTCCCCCGGCGCCCCGGAGCCCCGGCCTTTCCTGGTGGTGGCCCCCACGTCCGTGGTGCCGAACTGGGGATCCGAAGCGGCCCGCTTCACTCCCGGCCTCAAGGTAGTGACCATCGGAGACACCACAGCCAAGTCCAAGGTGCCGCTGGCCGAAGTGGTGGCCGGCGCCGACGTCGTCATTACCTCCTACGCCGTGTTCCGGCTGGACTTCGCCTCCTATCGGAAACTGGACTGGGACGGGCTGATCCTGGACGAGGCCCAGTTTGTGAAAAACCGGGTAACCCGCGTGCATCAGTGCGCCCGCGACCTGCCGGCTCCCTTCAAACTGGCCATCACCGGCACCCCGATGGAAAACAACCTGATGGAGCTCTGGGGGCTCTTTGCCATTGTGGCGCCGGGGCTGTTCCCCTCCGCCCGGAAGTTTGCCGATGAGTACCAGCGGCCGATCGAGCGCGGCGACAGCCCGGACCTGCTTGCCCGGCTGCGCCGGCGTATCCGGCCCCTGCTGATGCGCCGGACCAAGGAAGCCGTGGCCAAGGACCTGCCGGAGAAACAGGAACAGGTCCTGGAAGTGGAGCTGCACCCCAAGCACCGCAAAATCTATGAAACGCATCTGCAGCGGGAACGCCAAAAGCTGATGGGCCTGATCCAGGATATGGACCGCAACCGGATGATCGTGTTCCGGTCCCTGACGTTGCTGCGCATGCTCAGCCTCGACGCCTCCCTGGTCGAGGAAGAACACGAGGGCGTGCCCTCGGCCAAACTCGACGTCCTCTTTGAACAGCTGGAGGACATCACCGCCGAGGGCCACCGGGCACTGATCTTCAGCCAGTTCACCTCCTTCCTGAAAAAGGCAGCGGACCGGCTGGACGAGCAGGGCATCAAGTATGCCTACCTGGACGGCTCCACCCGCAACCGTGCGGAGGTGATTGCCTCCTTCAAGGACGGCGTGGTGCCTGTATTCCTGATCAGCCTGAAGGCCGGCGGCTTCGGCCTGAACCTGACCGAGGCGGACTACGTCTTCCTGCTGGACCCGTGGTGGAACCCCGCAGCGGAATCCCAGGCCGTGGACCGCACGCACCGGATCGGGCAGAAGAACAACGTGATGGTCTACCGCATGGTGGCCCGGGACACCATCGAAGAGAAGGTCATGGCGCTGAAGGAACAGAAGGCCAAACTCTTCAGTTCCGTCATGGACGACGACGCCGTCTTCAGTTCCGCCCTGACCGCTGAGGACATCCGGGCACTGCTGCAATAA
- a CDS encoding GntP family permease produces the protein MTDLELNWTLSTPGLLLIAVAAIALLLVMIMKFRIHAFLSLITVSLLTAVATGIPASGIVPTLTSGFGSTLGSVALLVGLGAMLGRMLEVSGGAEVLTNALINKFGQKRASLALSIASLMFGFPIFFDAGLVVMLPIIFTVARRMGGSLLTYGFPAAAAFSVMHVFVPPHPGPVAATGLLGADVGLVLIFGLLVAIPTWYLAGYLFGTFLGKKFVLPVPSILDAPTGSAESEFRSAPKLGTIVTLLMLPFFLIFLNTGLNMLATAEVVSLEDGWVQILRTLGETPVALLITVFLAMWLLGRRQGKKGTLIETVVDSALGPVCSIILITGAGGMFGGVLRASGIGNAIAESLDAIGLPVIVAGFLIAAIVRLAQGSATVALTTAAALVQPVVMDSPDFNAVQVVAIVLALAGGSVFAGHVNDSGFWLVSRFFQMDTKTTLKTWTVGQALIGVVGFAFALVIYLVASGF, from the coding sequence ATGACCGATCTAGAGCTCAACTGGACGTTGAGTACTCCCGGCCTGCTCCTCATCGCCGTGGCCGCCATTGCGCTGCTGCTGGTGATGATCATGAAGTTCCGCATTCATGCCTTCCTGTCACTGATCACGGTCAGCCTGCTGACCGCCGTCGCCACCGGAATCCCGGCCTCGGGAATTGTGCCCACACTAACGTCCGGGTTCGGCTCCACGCTGGGCAGCGTTGCCCTGCTGGTGGGCCTGGGCGCCATGCTCGGGCGGATGCTCGAGGTCTCCGGCGGTGCCGAGGTCCTCACCAACGCGCTGATCAACAAGTTCGGCCAGAAGCGGGCCTCGCTGGCCCTGTCCATCGCGTCGCTGATGTTCGGCTTCCCGATCTTCTTTGACGCCGGCCTGGTGGTCATGCTGCCGATCATCTTCACCGTTGCCCGCCGGATGGGCGGCTCACTGCTGACCTACGGTTTCCCGGCTGCCGCCGCGTTCTCCGTGATGCACGTTTTTGTGCCGCCGCACCCCGGCCCCGTGGCTGCCACGGGCCTGCTGGGCGCCGACGTCGGGCTCGTCCTGATCTTCGGCCTGCTGGTTGCCATTCCCACCTGGTACCTGGCCGGTTACCTGTTCGGCACCTTCCTGGGCAAGAAGTTTGTCCTCCCGGTCCCGTCCATCCTGGACGCACCCACCGGCTCGGCGGAATCCGAGTTCCGGTCCGCTCCGAAGCTGGGCACCATCGTGACCCTGCTGATGCTTCCCTTCTTCCTGATCTTCCTGAACACCGGCCTGAACATGCTGGCCACTGCCGAAGTGGTCTCCCTGGAGGACGGCTGGGTGCAGATCCTGCGGACCCTGGGCGAAACCCCCGTGGCCCTGCTGATCACGGTGTTCCTTGCCATGTGGCTGCTGGGCCGCCGCCAGGGCAAAAAAGGAACCCTCATTGAAACGGTGGTGGACAGCGCCCTGGGCCCGGTCTGCTCCATCATCCTGATCACCGGTGCCGGCGGAATGTTCGGCGGGGTGCTGCGCGCCTCCGGAATCGGCAACGCCATTGCCGAATCGCTGGACGCCATCGGACTTCCGGTCATTGTGGCCGGCTTCCTGATCGCCGCCATTGTGCGGCTGGCGCAGGGCTCGGCCACAGTGGCGCTGACCACCGCCGCGGCGCTGGTCCAGCCCGTGGTGATGGACAGCCCCGACTTCAATGCCGTGCAGGTGGTGGCCATTGTGCTGGCACTGGCGGGCGGATCGGTCTTCGCAGGACACGTCAATGACTCAGGCTTCTGGCTGGTCAGCCGCTTCTTCCAGATGGATACCAAGACCACGCTGAAGACGTGGACCGTGGGCCAGGCGCTGATCGGCGTCGTCGGCTTCGCCTTCGCGCTGGTGATCTACCTGGTGGCCTCCGGGTTCTAA
- a CDS encoding GNAT family N-acetyltransferase, with amino-acid sequence MNNISDLQDWSASLLTGERVRFRELREQDLRHLAEWWNDPAQTILQQNRVVARPEESAAAMFRTWSKNESPSGFGYSIVNPAERLVGHISVWGIAVPERIATVAIIIGPEFQDQGIGREALRLGLRIVFEEMGAHKAELQTWSYNHRALHLYTSLGFAEEGRRRAAVFHRGAFHDQVLLGMLADEYRASAAG; translated from the coding sequence GTGAATAACATCAGCGATCTGCAGGACTGGTCCGCCTCTCTGCTCACGGGCGAGCGGGTCCGCTTCCGTGAACTGCGGGAGCAGGACCTGCGGCACCTCGCCGAGTGGTGGAATGACCCGGCTCAGACCATCCTGCAGCAAAACCGGGTGGTTGCACGGCCGGAGGAATCCGCAGCAGCCATGTTCCGGACCTGGAGCAAAAACGAGTCACCCTCAGGATTCGGCTACAGCATTGTGAACCCTGCCGAGCGGCTGGTGGGGCATATCAGCGTCTGGGGCATCGCGGTGCCCGAGCGGATTGCCACCGTGGCGATCATCATCGGCCCGGAATTCCAGGACCAGGGCATAGGCCGGGAAGCGCTGCGGCTGGGCCTGCGGATTGTGTTCGAGGAAATGGGGGCGCACAAAGCGGAACTGCAGACCTGGTCCTACAACCATCGGGCGCTGCACCTCTACACGTCACTGGGATTCGCTGAAGAGGGCCGCCGCCGAGCCGCGGTGTTCCACCGCGGAGCCTTCCACGACCAGGTGCTGCTGGGCATGCTGGCGGACGAGTACCGGGCTTCCGCCGCCGGGTAG
- a CDS encoding gluconokinase produces the protein MSSANPGVPPLIVMGVQGCGKSTSGRAIAEALSLPFIDGDDLHPLSNKAKMASGHPLTDADREPWLAAIGTALAEGLSRGQSTVIACSALKRRYRDLIRSFAPRTRFVHLAGNRGLIAERLSHRNHEYMPPALLDSQFETLEPLEADEAGIPVDINLTPEEIAAVVATALTSR, from the coding sequence ATGTCGTCGGCAAACCCGGGTGTTCCCCCGCTGATCGTGATGGGGGTGCAGGGGTGTGGGAAATCCACCTCCGGACGCGCCATTGCAGAAGCGCTGTCCCTGCCCTTCATCGACGGGGATGATCTGCATCCGCTCAGTAACAAGGCAAAGATGGCCTCCGGCCACCCGCTGACGGACGCTGACCGCGAACCCTGGCTGGCAGCCATCGGTACCGCCCTGGCCGAGGGACTCAGCCGCGGACAATCCACCGTCATCGCCTGCTCGGCCCTGAAACGCCGGTACCGGGACCTGATCCGCTCCTTCGCGCCCCGGACGCGGTTTGTGCACCTTGCCGGGAACCGCGGCCTGATCGCCGAACGCCTCTCGCACCGGAACCACGAATACATGCCTCCTGCGCTGCTCGATTCCCAGTTCGAAACACTGGAACCGCTGGAAGCTGATGAAGCAGGCATCCCGGTGGACATCAACCTCACGCCCGAGGAAATTGCCGCCGTCGTGGCAACCGCGCTCACCAGCCGCTGA
- a CDS encoding sulfite exporter TauE/SafE family protein — protein MSVVGVAVALVVGAVVGLTGAGGAIIAVPALVYLVGLDPEDAVPTSLIVVGLSSLAGLLPRRHVGINWRLVAVLGAAGIPASWAGAAVAERLDPDVLMLFFAGMMVLAAVRMLLASRVGAAARTARPPGESPAGESPEAAIRGMLVRGLTVGLVVGFLTGMLGVGGGFLLIPALTLILRVGMQQAVGISLAVIAINSASGFAAHLPGLTMDWALTLSFAAVAVIASLAAGRLSRRLNERVVSRAFAVLILLVAAWVAASSLPSVISGRAL, from the coding sequence ATGAGTGTGGTCGGAGTGGCAGTTGCCCTCGTCGTCGGCGCCGTGGTGGGCCTGACCGGGGCGGGCGGTGCCATCATTGCCGTACCGGCGCTCGTATACCTGGTGGGCCTGGACCCGGAGGATGCCGTTCCCACCTCGCTGATTGTGGTGGGACTGTCGTCGCTGGCGGGCCTGCTCCCCCGCCGGCATGTTGGCATCAACTGGCGCCTGGTGGCCGTTCTTGGTGCGGCGGGGATTCCTGCATCATGGGCCGGCGCCGCCGTTGCTGAACGCCTGGATCCGGACGTCCTGATGCTGTTCTTCGCCGGGATGATGGTGCTTGCCGCCGTCCGAATGCTGCTGGCCAGCCGCGTCGGGGCGGCGGCGCGGACCGCCCGCCCTCCGGGGGAAAGCCCGGCGGGAGAAAGCCCGGAAGCGGCCATCCGCGGGATGCTCGTCCGCGGGCTCACCGTCGGCCTGGTGGTCGGTTTCCTCACCGGGATGCTGGGGGTCGGCGGCGGTTTCCTGCTCATTCCAGCCCTCACGCTGATTCTGCGGGTGGGTATGCAGCAGGCGGTGGGAATCTCGCTGGCGGTAATCGCCATCAACTCGGCTTCGGGGTTTGCCGCCCATCTGCCGGGCCTGACCATGGACTGGGCATTGACGTTGTCCTTTGCCGCCGTGGCGGTCATCGCTTCCCTGGCAGCGGGGCGCTTGTCCCGGCGGCTGAATGAGCGAGTAGTCAGCCGCGCGTTCGCAGTGCTGATTCTGCTGGTGGCTGCCTGGGTGGCCGCCTCCAGCCTGCCGTCCGTCATCTCCGGGCGGGCCCTCTGA
- a CDS encoding cation:proton antiporter: MAPLLLAAAVMLAYSAFSSPLSRHGVTSAMVFVLAGTILGATLGGSAHVEGHTVERLAELALVFLLFTDAARLDLGVLRHSLGWPGRLLLIGLPLTLVLGFGAGFLLFPELPLASVFLLSAMLCATDAALGQRVVEDPAVPGPVRQALTVESGLNDGIAVPFFLVALDITMAPLEGSLPSAVAAAIAGQLGWGLLAGVGVGAAGGYLLRAAAERIQPEWRQPFSLAVALGAYAAAVSLGGSAFIAAFVGGMAFRLASGPGIVAPTRFTAETGQVLAAATWMIFGAVAILAALPHITWQVIAYAVLSLTVIRMLPVAVALLGSGAPWQTRAFIGWFGPRGLASVVFGLLAFERGTPEATTLITTVAVTVGLSVFAHGFSAKPLVAAFQRWTAANPGGPG, from the coding sequence ATGGCCCCGCTATTGCTCGCAGCCGCGGTAATGCTGGCCTACAGCGCCTTTTCGTCGCCATTGAGCCGGCACGGCGTGACCAGCGCGATGGTGTTCGTGCTCGCCGGGACCATCCTGGGCGCGACGCTCGGCGGATCGGCCCACGTGGAAGGCCACACGGTTGAGCGGCTGGCAGAACTGGCCCTGGTCTTCCTTCTCTTTACCGACGCCGCACGGCTGGATCTTGGCGTCCTGAGGCACAGTCTTGGCTGGCCGGGTCGGTTACTGCTCATTGGCCTCCCGCTGACCCTCGTGCTTGGGTTCGGGGCAGGATTTCTCCTCTTCCCGGAGCTTCCGCTCGCCAGCGTCTTCCTCCTGTCCGCGATGCTCTGCGCCACCGATGCGGCGCTGGGCCAGCGCGTGGTCGAAGACCCGGCCGTGCCGGGCCCGGTACGCCAGGCACTGACCGTGGAGAGCGGCCTGAACGACGGTATTGCCGTGCCCTTCTTCCTGGTGGCCCTGGACATCACCATGGCACCGCTGGAGGGCAGCCTCCCCTCGGCAGTCGCGGCCGCCATTGCCGGGCAACTCGGGTGGGGCCTGCTGGCCGGGGTTGGGGTGGGAGCCGCTGGCGGGTACCTGCTGCGGGCTGCGGCGGAGAGGATTCAGCCCGAATGGCGCCAGCCGTTTAGCCTGGCCGTTGCCCTGGGCGCGTATGCGGCAGCGGTATCCCTCGGTGGCAGTGCCTTCATCGCGGCGTTTGTGGGCGGTATGGCGTTCCGTCTGGCCTCCGGCCCCGGGATCGTGGCGCCCACCCGCTTCACCGCGGAAACGGGGCAGGTGCTGGCGGCGGCAACCTGGATGATCTTCGGTGCCGTTGCAATTCTGGCCGCACTGCCGCACATTACCTGGCAGGTGATTGCCTACGCCGTGCTGAGTCTCACCGTTATCCGGATGCTGCCGGTCGCCGTCGCACTGCTGGGCAGTGGGGCCCCCTGGCAGACCAGGGCCTTTATCGGCTGGTTTGGCCCGAGAGGACTGGCCTCGGTGGTGTTCGGGCTGTTGGCCTTTGAGCGCGGAACCCCGGAAGCGACCACGCTTATCACCACTGTGGCCGTGACCGTGGGACTGAGCGTTTTCGCCCATGGGTTCTCGGCCAAACCGCTCGTAGCGGCTTTCCAACGATGGACCGCTGCAAACCCCGGCGGGCCGGGTTAG